A genome region from Desulfurobacteriaceae bacterium includes the following:
- the sppA gene encoding signal peptide peptidase SppA, whose amino-acid sequence MKKIKGFFTILGVIFFVMVVLSFMKKFLSSDFPTRESIGIVKVEGAINNSSKYLKLLEKLEKNKSIKAIVLRVNSPGGVVGACQEIHDKVREISKKKPIVVSMGSVAASGGLYISLPATKIVANPGTITGSIGVIIQSFNFKALAEKIGIKVVTVKSGKFKDLLNPFKDVNEESLKILQSLIDDSYDQFVEAVSKDRNIPIEKVKSFADGRVFTGRQAKALGLVDELGNIDKAIEIAKKLSNSPNAKVFEIKEKKDFLGRILEGEVLSPVKELLNVLTKEPESMKLMYLLI is encoded by the coding sequence ATGAAGAAGATAAAAGGATTCTTTACTATTTTGGGAGTAATCTTTTTTGTAATGGTGGTTTTAAGCTTTATGAAAAAGTTTTTGTCTTCGGATTTTCCTACAAGAGAGAGTATAGGAATTGTAAAAGTTGAAGGTGCTATCAATAATTCTTCTAAATACCTTAAACTCTTGGAGAAGTTGGAAAAGAATAAAAGTATTAAAGCCATTGTTCTAAGAGTTAATTCTCCCGGCGGAGTTGTTGGAGCGTGTCAGGAGATTCACGATAAAGTAAGGGAAATTTCAAAGAAGAAACCGATAGTTGTTTCTATGGGTTCTGTTGCGGCTTCTGGGGGACTTTACATTTCACTTCCAGCGACAAAAATAGTTGCCAATCCGGGAACTATTACTGGCAGTATAGGTGTAATAATCCAAAGCTTTAACTTTAAAGCTCTAGCTGAAAAAATAGGAATAAAAGTAGTTACCGTTAAAAGTGGAAAGTTCAAGGATTTACTTAATCCTTTTAAAGATGTTAATGAAGAAAGTCTAAAAATTTTACAGTCTTTGATTGATGACTCTTACGACCAGTTTGTAGAGGCTGTTTCAAAAGATAGAAATATCCCTATTGAAAAAGTAAAAAGCTTTGCAGATGGAAGGGTTTTCACCGGAAGACAAGCAAAAGCTTTGGGGCTTGTTGATGAACTTGGAAATATTGACAAAGCCATCGAAATAGCAAAGAAACTTTCTAATTCTCCAAACGCTAAGGTCTTTGAAATAAAGGAAAAAAAGGACTTTTTAGGAAGAATTTTGGAAGGAGAAGTTCTAAGTCCAGTGAAAGAATTATTAAACGTTCTTACAAAAGAGCCTGAAAGTATGAAACTTATGTATCTACTGATATAA